The sequence below is a genomic window from Mus musculus strain C57BL/6J chromosome 4, GRCm38.p6 C57BL/6J.
AACTTCTGGTTATCAGTCACTATTCTGAAAGTGGCATGCAAAAATCTGTATGGAACACAGTATGAGATTACAACAGTGGCATAGGTTTAAACAGAATTGATTCTGAATGCTTCTTTTCCCAAGCAGGGCTCACGTAAGACTATCAGCCTTTGTAGAAGCACCAGAAGCTGCTTTTAAAGCCTGTTCCTAAGTATCTCATCATAAGGATACACCATAGTTTTCTTAGTCATTTCCCTGTTGAAGGTCATTTGGGTAATCTCTAGCTCTTATCTACTATACATAGAGCTAAAACATTTAcatataggtttttattttttgttttctgcatttggaTATAAGACTGTGTTTCATATATCATTATACATTAAATTCTTCTGTGTTCCTCTCAAATTAGTCATTCTGGTCTATCTACACTAGGAATTCCTAGGCAGCATGGAGACTTTGTCAAGCattcaaaaatcaaataaaattacagaagaaTACAGGCAAGAAGCTGAGTGACTCAGAAGAATCAGAAGAaccccataaacaactaccaaacccagacactaggcacatgccaacaagagcctactgacaggagcctgatatagctgtctcctgcgaggctctgccagtgcctggcagatacagaagtgaatgctcacagtcatccgttggacggagcacaaggtccccaatgaaggagccagagaaataaccaaggagctgaaggggactgaagtcccatagaaggaacattaatatgaactaaccagtaccctcagagctccatggaatataccaccaatcaaagaaaacacatggtggaacttgtggctctagctatatttgtagtagagggtggcctagtcagtcatcaatgggaggagaggcccttggtcctgtgaaggctatatgacccagtataggggaatgccaagacctggaatgggagtgggtgggttgggaaacagggggaagggggaggggataggggatattcggaggggaaactaggaaaggggataacatttgaaatgtaaataaagaaaatatctaatgataaataaataaataaataaataaaacaaaagaaaaccccaaaatTCCTAAGATAGTAtctatattaagaaaaaaaaatggtactcACATTCTGGAACTGTCTGAAAGGCACAAACTGAACAATATCTCTTATGGCCACCTCTCCTGAAGGGGCACGGAGACTTCCACCATCGCCATCTAGAAACTCCATGGCACTGAAGTCAGCTCCCCCAACTCCCACAATGATGATAGACATGGGCAGCTTGGCTGCATTGACGATTGCCTGTCTGGTTTCATCAAGGTCTGTGATCACGCCATCAGTGATGATTAAGAGCACAAAGTATtgctatgaaaaaagaaaacacatctgCTGAGCGGTCAAGGTCAGACAGCAAGAGGAATGATCTGGGTTAATGAGTCATCTGTCTCACTCATTTCCTTAAAAGCCTGCTAGGATTTCATCTGCATAAAATATTCTCTAATTCTCTGATGACAAGGATCAACTCTTAAAAACTGAAGATTCATTAGAAGTGTAGCACGCCACAGAATACACTGAAAAAAGACACAGGAGACATCTAACTATTAAAGACAAACCTTTCCAGAAAGCAGGGGAAGAAACATTCATTAACTGGAACCACTAAACATGTCAAAGCTGGTAGCAAGGAAGCAAACAGCTACTCAGGTCTCAACAGACCCAAAACTTCTGCAGAAGGATTATCTGTCCAGCTAAAACACATGCTTTATAATATTGTCTTCTTTGATGAAACTTTTCAGAGTAGTAAAATGTCACATAAAATTGTGGTTTTGTTCTCTGGGGGCCAGTTAAATCCAGGACAGGAGTATGCCTCTTGACAGGAACTTACAGGTATGAGAGTATTTTCTCTGACCTGGGCACTGTGAACTTTACATGAATTATCTTCTTTAACGTTTTCAGCACCTGCACAGGGCGCTCCCCACAATGCCTATCCCTACTTCAGAATGTATTGCGAACCTTGATACCCAACATCTGACTAGTAATGGTCAGCTAATTCAAACCTCTGTAGCATCCTAAGTGCTACAACACCAGCAACTGGTAAAAGTGTTCAAAGCCCTTCATGTGAAGAGTGTttctaaaagttttaaaatatctttttacaaaaaaagtaaatatagactttttaaaaagatttttttggtAGAATCTAAGAAAATTACTTCCAAGTCAGAGAAATGATTAGTAAAAGCAAGCATTATTTTGCTTTAGTGATCATTAATAGCAATAGATACTGCTCCCAAACCAATGCTGAATATACCATAATTTTTTACTCTTGATAAACTCAATAGACAACAGTATGGCAACCAGAAAGAAACGCCACCCATGTCCTTCCTGTCCCAAGCCTAGAGCACTTACAGAAGCTGTCTGCTGTTGTGTGGCTGCAGCTGCAAACCTGGCCACGTGATTTATAATTGGAGAAAAATTAGTTGGTCCATAGAGTCTTATCTGGGGAAGACAGGTCCGATAAGCCTCTACAATGCCTTGGATTCCTACATCAAAGAAAACAGTATTAAAAATCCTCAAATAAAATTGGTTAGCCCACAGTACTGGGAAACAGTTATATACATGACAGGTCGGGTGAATAATGCCTATTATCCCAGCTCTAGGGAGACTGAGTTGGAAGTACTGAGATACCTTGACTATAGTGAGTCCATattacaaacacaaaagaaaaccaagaaataacaacaatatagtcaaaacccaaacaaaacaacacaacacattGACTAGGGAAAAGTTCAATACTCAAGAGTTCTTCATGGCTATGCTTCATTATGAAGAGCTAAAAACACAGCTTCTCCAAGCAGAAAGCATTCATTCTCTTCTCAGATAGGACTCCTATATTTACGCttaattttgatgtatttttgATGGGAACAGGGGCAGCAGCTTACAACGGATAAGCTGAGAGGAACACTCATCTGCACATGTGGTCAAAGttctataaaaatatatgcttataAGGCTGATTAATTCTAATTAATTAGATGATATAAATTACCTATTAATTAGGTCAGGCACAGTATAGTTGGcagcattaattttaaatattcacaCATAGATAGTTTCCTGAATTTTGCCATAGAACTGTAAACAGTTTATGAGGTACTGGCCTTGGGCCTGCCAGTCTTATTAATAGCAAGTTGAACGGGCTAAGAAACTTGGACAGCTGGGTGAGGTGTTAGATGTAtagtctcagcacttaggagactgaaGAAGGAAGATGACAAGGTTATAGCCCGGGGTTTATGGCAACAGCCTATTTaatataaagagaaagagagagagagagaaatatggaaAAGAGTTGTGATCTAACTACAAGTCAAATGAGCCAGAAGCAAACATGCCACTCTTAGGCACCGAGGTGAAAGACATTTCTGTGAAAACAGCATGGCTTGGTGAGCTGACTAGCAGCACCCTGGTGATAGCACTCTCTACAACCAAGTATCCTATGTACTCAGTGACAGCACCCTGGTGACAGCACTCTCTACAACCAAGTATCCTAGGTACTCAGTTACAGCTCAGGATGCAGGCAAACAGAAACTTTTCTATAGtaccttttaaaaagtttattttcttcctttagcctattttaaatttctatttactTATGTTTGTGTGGTATACACGTGTGGTACATGCAAGTGAGTGTGAGGGAATACTGTGCAAGCAGCAAGACTGGGAAGGCTGGCATGTTTCATTTGAGAGGAGTCACTGCAGCAAGACTGGGAAGGCTGACACAATGCATCTGAGAGGAGTCACTGCTTCTCTGAAAGCTCTCTCCAAAGGCTTTAATGCAGAACTACTCATTTTATGGAGCGTTTACTTATAGTCAATTTACATGTGAAATTGCCTTTATTTTTATGCTGATCTTTAGTGACCCATTCCTAGGATGGTGAATGGTTTGGTTTCACTAAGATTCCTAAGGTAGAAGTTTACTTTTCATCCTCATGCTGATTGCCCTGTAATTCTCTTCACCACTGCAGTTAACAACCTGGGGTGACTTCTGCACTGCTTACAACAGAAGTTTAACTTGGCACAAACTGTTATTTAGAAATGAACTGCAGTTCTAACCTGCAAGAAAAAGACCCAAATGAGGCTTGCCTCAGGCTTGGCTTTACTTACCATTGCAATAGGGGTTCGATGGGTTAAAGTTCATCGGAAATTCATGAGATACCTGTCAAAAGGAGACAGGGTTAATGAGGCCTGTTTGCTAGTCCAGAATAAAGCTTTCAATGGAGCTTTCCTCTTACCTGCCACTGAGGGGGCACCTGAGCTCcaaagccaaaagctggaaacattTTATcactaaaaaaggaaaaagaaagcatgtcAACCAATGTTTGCTCAAGAAAGCACTTTATATTTATTCACAATAAAAGTCGTATGAGCTTATATTTAAAAGAATTCAAAGTCATAGAAAAAAATTGCCTAGCACTATCTATACTAAATGTCGATGCTAACACTGGAAAACTCACTTTAAATGTTTTTCTGTACATTAAAAGAGGAAATATCTACacagattttttggggggggtataAGTGTATAAGTGGTATACAAGTATGATATTCACCTGAGTGTGTGCCCCTGTACAAAAGCCTATGAGAACCAGAGGAAGATATACAGTGCCTTCCCCTATCATGCTCCACCTTAAtgccagtgacaggcccaaattgggatctatcttaaggggaggctccaaggtctgacactattactgatgctatggtgtgtttACAGACAGGGGCCTACCATGGCcaccctctgagaggcccaacaagcagctgactgaaactgatgcagacactcacacccaaccaatggactaaagtcagggacccctgtgggaagctgaggagaagggcggcTCCATAGGAAGGCCAGCAGCCTCAATTAACCTAGACCCCTGAGATCGCTCAGACACTGAGCTATGGaccaggcagcatatacaagCTGCTTTAAGGCCCACGACACAtttacagcagagaactgcctagtctggcctcagtgggagaagagacttgaggccccagggagtggg
It includes:
- the Cpne3 gene encoding copine-3 isoform 2 (isoform 2 is encoded by transcript variant 2), translating into MTKLKEASRSSPVEYECINEKKRQKKKSYKNSGVISVKHCEITVECTFLDYIMGGCQLNFTVGVDFTGSNGDPSSPDSLHYISPNGVNEYLTAIWSVGLVIQDYDADKMFPAFGFGAQVPPQWQVSHEFPMNFNPSNPYCNGIQGIVEAYRTCLPQIRLYGPTNFSPIINHVARFAAAATQQQTASQYFVLLIITDGVITDLDETRQAIVNAAKLPMSIIIVGVGGADFSAMEFLDGDGGSLRAPSGEVAIRDIVQFVPFRQFQNAPKEALAQCVLAEIPQQVVGYFNTYKLLPPKNPAVK